The Styela clava chromosome 10, kaStyClav1.hap1.2, whole genome shotgun sequence genome window below encodes:
- the LOC120337756 gene encoding uncharacterized protein LOC120337756, with translation MGDSPSKPPESRHKTDVRPQSSSQASHIKTKAEYQAKEVTPEIAFYLPEYAKDTRLLKCVVLGGGNRGQEYATYSADFPHLVRIVAIADPRLHVRKLFGRKYGIPDDMQFKDWSDIVALDKIADFVCICTPDRLHRDPAVAFARKKYHILLEKPMATTKQDCIEIVKECKENKVMLTVCHVLRYYPPNKKIKELIDSGTIGDVVNIQHLEPIGNWHFAHSYVRGNWGNTAGSSFSLLAKSCHDVDLISSWMSQQKGSGDEASCECTGVSSFGSLIHFKKENKPEGAGDRCFECSVENSCPYSVSKIYLDRAKHGNWGWPVSIVTDVEDIAVLTDRLQNGPYGRCVYECDNDVCDNQVVNFQFSGGQTASFTMVAYTESICSRKTKVFGTKGEISYVGGSHVKHYDFLTRNTKEYHCTAGLGEMTRMRGHSGADFHLMDAFVRAVMYNDPSYIRSGPDETLKSHMLVFAAEESRLKGKTLKVSSDGNWS, from the exons ATGGGGGACAGCCCTTCAAAGCCACCTGAGTCTCGCCACAAAACTGATGTGAGACCGCAGTCGTCATCTCAAGCAAGTCACATAAAGACAAAAGCAGAATATCAGGCGAAAGAAGTAACACCGGAAATTGCTTTTTATTTGCCGGAGTATGCGAAAGATACTCGACTGTTAAAATGTGTAGTGTTAGGAGGTGGGAATCGAGGACAAGAATATGCAACATATTCAGCAGATTTTCCACATTTG GTTAGAATTGTTGCTATAGCTGATCCTAGGCTGCATGTTCGAAAATTGTTTGGAAGGAAATATGGTATACCAGATGACATGCAATTCAAGG ATTGGAGCGACATAGTTGCGTTGGATAAGATTGCAGATTTTGTTTGTATCTGTACTCCAGACAGATTACATAGAGATCCTGCTGTTGCGTTTGCAAGGAAGAAATACCATATATTATTGGAAAAACCTATGGCT ACCACTAAGCAAGATTGCATCGAAATTGTGAAAGAATGTAAAGAAAATAAAGTAATGTTGACAGTATGCCACGTTCTTCGATATTATCCGCCCAACAAAAAGATCAAAGAACTGATAGACTCTGGTACTATAGGAGATGTTGTTAACATACAACATCTTGAACCG ATTGGAAATTGGCATTTTGCACATTCTTATGTTCGAGGAAATTGGGGGAACACTGCTGGAAGTAGTTTCTCACTTCTCGCTAAGTCTTGTCATGATGTAGATTTAATTTCATCCTGGATGAGTCAGCAGAAAGGAAGTGGTGACGAAGCATCTTGTGAATGCACAGGAGTGTCATCATTCGGATCTttgattcattttaaaaaagaaaacaag CCAGAAGGTGCTGGGGATAGATGTTTCGAATGTTCAGTGGAGAATTCATGTCCATATTCTGTATCGAAGATATATCTTGACAGGGCAAAACACGGAAATTGGGGTTGGCCTGTTTCTATTGTAACGGATGTAGAGGATATTGCAGTGTTAACTGATCGACTCCAGAACGGTCCTTATGGAAGATGTGTTTATGAATGTGATAATGATGTCTGTGATAATCAG GTTGTGAATTTCCAATTTAGTGGAGGACAAACAGCATCTTTTACGATGGTTGCATACACTGAAAGTATATGCTCGAGAAAGACAAAAGTATTTGGCACCAAG GGTGAAATATCATATGTTGGGGGATCACACGTGAAGCATTATGATTTCTTGACTCGAAATACAAAGGAATATCATTGTACTGCTGGATTGGGTGAAATGACAAGAATGAGAGGACACAGCGGTGCTGATTTCCATCTTATGGATGCTTTTGTGAGAGCGGTTATG TATAATGACCCAAGTTACATCCGAAGTGGACCTGatgaaacattgaaaagtcaTATGTTAGTATTTGCTGCAGAAGAGTCAAGATTAAAAGGGAAAACACTGAAAGTATCAAGTGATGGAAACTGGTCATAG